One genomic region from Terasakiella sp. SH-1 encodes:
- a CDS encoding DUF1849 family protein, whose translation MRNVFSFAIAMAFSFPVCAEQVILRSHDATYAMKQVRQFDRNWSVLERADGVLRYKFRNTCEGWTVEHQSAMHMEYENQQQAQMTWNYTSWESRDGQRMRFRSRTKHNGVVSENQRGEARKEEGKTIAIYAEPNGRREVMPAETLFPTTHLRHSLQQAQKGLSVFSSPYFDGSGQETFYEVDSVMTPYKGQPVLEVNGQKLVKQKTWDMQLSFHLPKSQNSVAEMEIGARYRLDGVSTRLVQDYGDFVLEGQLVELTYVDEPVCE comes from the coding sequence ATGAGAAATGTTTTTTCCTTTGCCATTGCGATGGCTTTTTCCTTCCCTGTTTGTGCAGAACAGGTGATTTTACGCTCCCACGATGCGACTTATGCCATGAAGCAGGTGCGACAGTTTGATCGCAACTGGTCAGTGCTGGAACGTGCCGATGGGGTCTTGCGTTATAAGTTTCGCAATACCTGTGAAGGCTGGACGGTGGAACATCAAAGCGCCATGCATATGGAATATGAAAATCAGCAGCAGGCTCAGATGACCTGGAATTATACAAGCTGGGAAAGCCGGGACGGTCAGCGCATGCGTTTTCGTAGCCGAACAAAACATAATGGGGTGGTGAGCGAGAACCAACGTGGTGAAGCGCGCAAGGAAGAGGGAAAAACCATTGCGATCTATGCAGAACCAAACGGTCGACGCGAGGTTATGCCCGCAGAGACGCTATTTCCAACAACTCATTTGCGCCATTCCTTACAGCAGGCGCAAAAAGGACTGAGCGTTTTTTCCAGCCCTTATTTTGATGGCAGTGGTCAGGAAACATTTTATGAGGTGGATAGCGTTATGACCCCTTATAAGGGTCAACCTGTTTTGGAGGTTAATGGGCAAAAGCTTGTTAAACAGAAAACATGGGATATGCAGCTGTCTTTTCATCTGCCCAAAAGCCAAAACAGTGTGGCGGAAATGGAAATCGGTGCGCGGTATCGCTTAGATGGAGTTTCAACCCGCCTTGTACAGGATTACGGGGATTTTGTGTTGGAAGGTCAGTTGGTCGAGTTGACCTATGTGGATGAACCGGTGTGTGAGTAG
- a CDS encoding peptidylprolyl isomerase — translation MVDIKDPENSLYLDLKDGRVTIELRPDLAPKHVERLKMLAREGFYDGVVFHRVIDGFMAQSGDPSGTGFGGSDYPDLPAEFSDEPHIEGSCSMARSMEPDSANSQFFLCFDRAPHLDNQYTFWGQIIDGMEHVHAIKKGSPFDNGSVEDPDSIIKMQVVADVQD, via the coding sequence ATGGTCGATATCAAAGATCCAGAAAATTCCCTCTACCTTGACCTTAAAGACGGTCGCGTCACAATTGAGCTACGCCCGGACCTTGCCCCCAAACATGTGGAACGCCTAAAAATGTTGGCGCGTGAGGGCTTTTATGACGGCGTTGTCTTCCACCGTGTCATTGACGGTTTCATGGCCCAGTCCGGTGATCCAAGCGGTACAGGCTTTGGTGGGAGTGATTATCCTGACCTGCCGGCGGAATTTTCTGATGAACCCCATATCGAAGGGTCCTGTTCTATGGCGCGGTCCATGGAACCAGACAGCGCCAACAGCCAGTTCTTCCTGTGTTTTGATCGCGCACCGCATCTGGACAATCAATATACGTTCTGGGGCCAAATCATTGATGGTATGGAACATGTTCATGCTATTAAAAAAGGCAGCCCGTTTGACAATGGGTCTGTCGAAGACCCAGACTCTATTATTAAAATGCAAGTTGTTGCAGACGTACAAGACTAA
- a CDS encoding peptidylprolyl isomerase: protein MLKRLLLTALLVTGLSFSAQAQDFDKENSLYLDLKDGRVVIKMRPDLAPKHVERIKKLTREGFYDGIVFHRVIRGFMAQTGDPTGTGMGGSDYPDLPAEFSNEPHVTGTLSMARSSNPHSANSQFFIVFKRAGHLDGQYTVWGQVVEGMEFVNRIKKGSSYNNGKVTNPDKIIKMQVAADVK, encoded by the coding sequence ATGTTAAAACGCCTTCTTCTGACAGCCCTTTTGGTGACTGGCCTGTCCTTCAGTGCACAGGCACAGGATTTTGATAAAGAAAACAGCCTGTATCTGGACTTAAAAGATGGTCGTGTGGTGATTAAAATGCGCCCGGACCTGGCCCCGAAACATGTGGAACGCATTAAAAAGCTGACTCGCGAAGGCTTTTATGACGGGATTGTCTTTCACCGGGTAATCCGTGGTTTCATGGCCCAAACCGGCGACCCAACCGGCACAGGCATGGGCGGCAGTGACTATCCTGACCTGCCTGCGGAATTTTCCAATGAACCGCATGTGACAGGCACCCTGTCCATGGCACGTTCCAGCAACCCGCACAGTGCCAACAGCCAATTCTTTATTGTGTTTAAACGTGCAGGCCACCTTGACGGTCAATATACCGTTTGGGGCCAAGTGGTCGAAGGTATGGAGTTTGTAAACCGCATCAAAAAAGGCAGCAGCTATAATAACGGTAAAGTCACAAACCCAGACAAGATCATCAAAATGCAAGTCGCTGCGGATGTGAAATAA
- a CDS encoding GGDEF domain-containing protein — protein MHDALQLAYKLEGVLNQRNDQIAYLDRLAMTDSLTDLLNRRGFEAELHRVLATAKRFQETGVLAYIDLDDFKDINDEYGHACGDEVLRHVSYIMERYTRDTDYVTRLGGDEFAILLVRTSWVDGQKCIEKITQELNTSTLRWKGHILGIKASVGIQFYDSSSTPQDLLNGADRAMYAAKKSRQEEKPDKCTLNAAE, from the coding sequence TTGCACGACGCATTACAACTGGCTTATAAGCTGGAAGGTGTGCTGAACCAGCGCAATGACCAGATCGCCTACCTTGACCGTCTCGCCATGACGGACAGCCTGACCGACCTTTTAAACCGTCGCGGTTTTGAAGCCGAACTTCATCGGGTTCTTGCCACAGCAAAACGGTTTCAGGAAACAGGGGTGCTGGCCTATATCGACCTGGATGATTTCAAAGATATCAATGATGAATATGGGCATGCCTGCGGGGATGAAGTCTTGCGCCATGTCTCTTATATTATGGAACGCTACACCCGTGATACAGATTATGTCACCCGTTTGGGCGGTGATGAATTTGCGATTTTGCTGGTACGGACCTCCTGGGTTGACGGTCAAAAATGCATTGAAAAAATCACACAGGAACTCAACACCTCCACATTACGCTGGAAAGGTCACATTCTGGGGATCAAGGCCAGTGTGGGCATTCAGTTCTATGATAGCTCATCCACGCCACAGGATTTGCTCAATGGCGCTGACCGGGCCATGTATGCGGCCAAAAAATCACGACAGGAAGAGAAACCGGACAAATGCACATTGAACGCTGCGGAATAA
- a CDS encoding autotransporter outer membrane beta-barrel domain-containing protein — protein MQAFTQFRYFKTLSLGAGLFISALWTGQAQAAVITCTGTASETTSNASGVTFDPATDQCVVTDGLFADSTNWNTNSIFFRAATGANDESFNQKISNSYNKTTYSGTCTIGSFSISDGTDCADNRTTNGSETASASYLINGETYTMNVSYTISSNGNDIDITSATVSYGVSAASSVTNTHANKAVQSAVSRSVSKVVTENVQTRLSYAAATSAPAVNIPSGGAPSGSTPSGGAPTGTPGTQEQASSFAPMFSLSSSVQDWDNMEFSSRKGSLRDLAMMAHFDSSQMVLSAAGDDNDPLQGTKQRQALGALSNYTVWGHGSYTSVENERNRTNDDSRYDGDVWGYNIGVDYRYRPNLVAGLSLGYTKTDLTTTYNSGTYDEKGWTLSPYAMYQPTPETTLSMVAGYTIGDIDRTRGTVTGKTDSKMWFASLSGAYKARPNKALPLDLTAKASFLAAHKTVDAFVESDNTDVAKSISNTRQFKPGVEAAYTFDIEGKAIQPYAKADYIYDATDATNGDSGAYNIGGGVRIASSATGLSGSLEGEKQYGRSDYSEHSFSGLIAYSFTVDHNDGQQAGIAEPYIKTNFTNDAQTFATGVKFTDDANALSASFDVTQTASEIGENSPEFNLNLQLQF, from the coding sequence ATGCAAGCTTTCACACAATTTAGATATTTTAAAACCCTATCGTTAGGGGCAGGTCTGTTCATATCCGCGTTATGGACCGGACAAGCTCAAGCAGCAGTGATTACCTGTACCGGAACAGCTTCAGAAACCACCAGCAATGCATCTGGTGTGACCTTCGATCCTGCAACTGACCAATGTGTTGTAACAGATGGCTTATTTGCCGATTCGACCAATTGGAATACAAATTCAATCTTCTTTCGCGCAGCTACTGGCGCAAACGATGAATCATTTAACCAGAAAATATCAAATTCATACAACAAAACAACCTATTCAGGCACTTGTACGATTGGGAGCTTTAGCATCTCTGACGGTACAGATTGCGCAGACAATCGAACAACAAATGGTTCAGAAACCGCCAGCGCCAGCTATTTAATTAATGGTGAAACCTACACCATGAACGTCAGTTACACGATCTCGAGTAATGGCAATGACATCGACATTACAAGTGCGACTGTAAGCTATGGTGTATCAGCAGCATCCAGCGTAACCAACACTCACGCAAATAAGGCTGTCCAATCAGCTGTTTCACGCTCTGTTTCCAAAGTCGTAACCGAGAACGTGCAGACCCGCCTGTCTTATGCGGCAGCAACTTCTGCCCCCGCTGTCAATATCCCTTCAGGTGGGGCTCCGTCCGGGAGTACACCATCTGGTGGGGCACCGACAGGGACACCGGGGACACAGGAACAAGCTTCCAGCTTTGCCCCTATGTTCAGCCTGTCTTCTTCTGTGCAAGATTGGGACAACATGGAATTTTCGTCGCGCAAAGGGTCCTTGCGTGACCTCGCCATGATGGCACATTTTGATAGTTCACAAATGGTTCTGTCTGCCGCAGGTGATGACAATGATCCCTTACAAGGGACCAAACAACGTCAGGCGTTAGGCGCTTTGAGCAACTATACCGTTTGGGGCCACGGATCTTATACTTCTGTTGAAAATGAACGTAACCGCACCAATGATGACAGCCGGTATGACGGGGATGTCTGGGGATACAACATTGGGGTTGATTACCGCTACCGCCCGAATTTGGTCGCTGGTCTGTCCCTTGGCTATACCAAAACCGACCTGACGACAACGTATAACAGTGGCACGTATGACGAAAAGGGCTGGACCCTGTCGCCTTATGCCATGTATCAACCCACACCAGAAACAACCCTGTCCATGGTCGCGGGCTATACCATTGGTGATATTGACCGTACACGCGGGACAGTCACCGGCAAGACAGATTCAAAAATGTGGTTTGCCTCCCTTTCCGGGGCCTATAAAGCCCGCCCAAACAAGGCCCTCCCGCTCGATTTGACGGCCAAAGCCTCTTTCCTTGCAGCCCATAAAACGGTAGATGCTTTCGTGGAAAGTGACAATACGGATGTAGCAAAGTCCATTTCCAACACCCGCCAGTTCAAGCCTGGTGTTGAAGCTGCCTATACCTTTGACATTGAGGGAAAAGCCATTCAGCCCTATGCCAAGGCCGATTACATCTATGATGCAACGGATGCGACCAATGGGGACAGTGGGGCCTATAATATCGGTGGCGGTGTGCGCATTGCCTCCAGCGCAACAGGCTTAAGCGGTTCTTTGGAAGGCGAAAAACAATATGGTCGTTCCGATTATTCTGAACATAGTTTCAGCGGCCTGATTGCTTATAGCTTCACCGTAGACCACAATGATGGTCAACAAGCTGGAATTGCAGAACCTTACATCAAAACAAACTTCACCAATGATGCACAGACGTTTGCAACAGGTGTAAAATTTACAGACGATGCCAATGCCTTGTCCGCCAGCTTTGATGTGACGCAAACAGCCTCTGAAATCGGTGAAAACAGTCCCGAGTTCAACTTGAACCTACAGCTGCAATTCTAA
- the hemN gene encoding oxygen-independent coproporphyrinogen III oxidase yields MSVSIAEKSEKYDLRVPRYTSYPTSPHFQETDTDQDYRDWLGKLDPKAGVSLYIHVPFCDSMCSFCGCYTKIVKRYDPVSEYLEYVHKEIDLLAAALPARMTAKHVHWGGGSPTMLKAEDWKSIIDKLKDVFDIDDSSELAVELDPRTATEDYVKAIAAAGINRASIGVQDFHEEVQVAINRVQPFETTKQVVEWLKKYGITSINFDLLYGLPFQTTERVTDMVEKAVSLGPKRFAVFGYAHVPWMKSHMKLIPEEALPNAMERWEQMEAAAQKLEELGFVKIGLDHYAREDDEMTIAMREERLHRNFQGYTVDNNPVMLPLGASSIGQTPLGYVANVQPLRDYKRMIDAGILPVGRTRDLSSEDILRREVIEQIMCNMKVDLAAMCNKHNVAEDFFADEIKRLQPLVEDEICTLDNHVLSLPEEGRPLMRMVAATFDTYLQQGQKKHSRAV; encoded by the coding sequence ATGAGCGTTTCCATCGCTGAGAAATCAGAAAAATACGACCTTCGTGTCCCCCGTTATACCAGCTATCCCACATCGCCCCATTTTCAGGAAACGGATACGGATCAGGATTATCGTGACTGGCTGGGCAAGTTGGACCCAAAAGCCGGGGTCTCGCTTTATATCCATGTGCCGTTTTGTGACTCCATGTGCTCTTTTTGTGGCTGCTATACCAAGATCGTCAAACGCTACGACCCGGTAAGTGAATATCTTGAATATGTTCACAAAGAAATTGACCTGCTGGCCGCTGCCTTGCCAGCGCGCATGACTGCCAAACATGTCCATTGGGGCGGTGGGTCGCCCACCATGTTGAAGGCCGAAGACTGGAAATCCATCATCGACAAACTGAAAGACGTTTTCGATATTGATGACAGTTCCGAACTCGCCGTTGAACTGGACCCACGTACCGCCACAGAAGATTATGTCAAAGCCATTGCTGCAGCCGGGATCAACCGTGCCTCTATCGGCGTACAGGACTTCCATGAAGAAGTTCAGGTTGCCATCAACCGTGTTCAGCCTTTTGAGACCACCAAACAAGTCGTAGAATGGCTAAAAAAATATGGCATTACCTCCATTAACTTTGACTTGCTGTATGGCCTGCCATTCCAAACCACCGAACGAGTCACTGATATGGTGGAAAAGGCCGTCAGCCTTGGCCCAAAACGCTTTGCGGTCTTTGGCTATGCCCATGTACCCTGGATGAAATCTCATATGAAGCTCATCCCCGAAGAGGCCCTTCCAAATGCCATGGAACGTTGGGAACAGATGGAAGCAGCCGCCCAAAAGCTGGAAGAACTTGGCTTTGTCAAAATCGGTCTGGATCATTATGCCCGTGAAGATGATGAAATGACCATCGCCATGCGCGAAGAACGCCTGCATCGTAACTTCCAAGGCTATACGGTAGATAACAATCCGGTGATGCTGCCCCTTGGCGCGTCTTCCATCGGGCAAACGCCACTGGGGTATGTGGCAAACGTTCAGCCTTTGCGTGATTACAAACGCATGATTGATGCGGGCATCCTGCCTGTGGGGCGCACACGTGATTTAAGTAGCGAAGACATCCTGCGCCGGGAGGTCATTGAACAGATCATGTGCAATATGAAAGTCGACCTTGCCGCCATGTGTAACAAACACAATGTCGCAGAAGACTTTTTTGCCGATGAAATCAAACGCCTCCAGCCCTTGGTCGAAGATGAAATCTGCACATTGGACAACCATGTCCTGAGCCTGCCCGAAGAAGGGCGCCCGCTGATGCGTATGGTTGCCGCCACCTTTGACACATATCTGCAACAAGGTCAGAAAAAACATTCCCGTGCTGTGTAA
- a CDS encoding helix-turn-helix domain-containing protein, whose amino-acid sequence MSHILKMLRTEKNWSQEQLAECAGISVRTIQRIENGAACSLETAKCLAAVFEVEASVFLTQEEDDTSNEDQLTLILARQKVKEELKFYYHLVAYIAANAGMIGVNLKTNSDHLWFIYPLLGWGIGLAFHGIKAFSAGCEQKLINKLAEKKLQKEKLAD is encoded by the coding sequence ATGTCTCATATTTTGAAAATGTTACGTACAGAGAAAAACTGGTCGCAGGAACAATTGGCTGAATGTGCCGGAATTAGTGTGCGCACGATCCAGCGCATTGAGAATGGGGCTGCTTGTTCTCTTGAAACAGCCAAATGTTTGGCCGCTGTATTTGAAGTGGAAGCCAGTGTCTTCCTGACACAGGAAGAAGACGATACCAGTAATGAAGACCAACTCACCCTGATTTTAGCCCGTCAAAAGGTGAAAGAAGAGCTGAAATTTTATTATCATCTTGTGGCCTATATTGCCGCCAATGCCGGGATGATTGGGGTCAATCTGAAGACCAATAGCGATCATCTATGGTTTATTTATCCGTTACTGGGCTGGGGCATTGGTTTGGCTTTTCATGGCATTAAAGCCTTTTCAGCCGGGTGTGAGCAAAAGCTGATTAATAAGCTTGCTGAAAAGAAGTTACAAAAAGAGAAACTGGCGGATTAG